In Ruminiclostridium papyrosolvens DSM 2782, the following proteins share a genomic window:
- a CDS encoding ABC transporter ATP-binding protein, producing the protein MKLSINDVRKFYGEGGSRVEVLRGVNCEVENGQICVLLGPSGSGKSTLLNIIGGIEKADSGCIDIGGDCTSEMTEKLLCQYRREHLGFVFQFYNLVPDLTVKENIEVCEYLSKKPLNIDELIKTLGLWEHKDKLPNQLSGGQQQRCAIGRALVKNPDILLCDEPTGALDYNTSKEILELIETINRKYQNTIIIVTHNSAIRHMAHKVMKMRDGQIIESYINENIVSACNLEW; encoded by the coding sequence ATGAAATTATCTATAAATGATGTACGTAAGTTTTATGGAGAAGGAGGGAGTAGGGTTGAAGTCTTACGAGGAGTAAATTGCGAAGTGGAGAATGGACAGATATGCGTTCTCTTGGGACCTTCCGGTTCGGGAAAATCTACGTTGTTAAATATCATTGGAGGAATTGAAAAGGCTGATTCCGGTTGTATAGATATTGGAGGTGACTGTACTTCAGAAATGACGGAAAAGCTGTTATGCCAGTATCGCAGAGAGCATCTTGGATTCGTGTTTCAATTTTATAACCTTGTGCCTGACTTAACCGTTAAAGAAAACATTGAAGTATGTGAGTATCTTAGTAAGAAACCACTGAATATTGATGAACTGATAAAAACATTAGGCTTATGGGAGCATAAAGATAAGTTGCCTAATCAGTTGTCAGGTGGTCAGCAGCAAAGATGTGCAATCGGAAGAGCTCTTGTTAAGAATCCTGATATACTACTTTGTGATGAACCTACGGGAGCGCTTGATTATAACACTTCTAAGGAAATTCTTGAACTAATAGAAACTATTAATAGAAAGTATCAAAATACAATAATAATTGTTACCCATAATAGCGCAATCAGGCATATGGCACATAAGGTTATGAAAATGCGTGATGGCCAGATCATAGAGAGTTATATCAATGAAAATATCGTATCTGCGTGTAATCTGGAGTGGTAA
- a CDS encoding ABC transporter permease, protein MKKPLNKRFPRELKKNKGRYLAIFLLMTLTIIFGSGFLVASDSAKYTMEQDWKDNHVEDGQFTSFYELDEANLKTVTEQGAFVEKEFFKDFTINTNKGLNLRVYKNRSYINAVSVHEGKLPSNSDEIAIDRLFAKNTNILVGNSLKLDGIKFKVVGTISMPDYSSLFKSNNTMVMDALHFGIAVVNADAFKSFANKNLIYRYSYYFNERDLGQNEIGNRNNEIRKKLAATKMLSSFVTAEDNQARTFCSNDFGGDIPMMKTLIFIIITIMAFVFGIISNATIDEEASIIGTLRANGYTKGEILKHYIALPVIVTIASAIVGNIIGYTLMVKPFAKIYYNSYCLAPLDMRWNLDAFILTTAIPVFIMLTTNYLMLRNKLSISPLRFLRKDLKKGTNKKPVKLPNWKFIHRFQTRIILQNKAIFLMLFIGIFFASLLLVFGLGLLPIVENYVDTVDKTMMSEYQYILKSPVEVDGGEKMTVSTFKTFYKLGSRDVDVTVYGLLENSKYFSSKVLPDDNSILLGSGFSGKLDYNTNDTITFTDSYDKEIKYKLKSSGIVDYNSGYAIFMSQNKLNKLLNKDANYYNGYLSNKKLDIDENYIAMTVTKSDMVNAAQQMTASMNDMMIMVKSFSVLIYIVLMYILTKVVIDKNAIYMSFMKVFGYESKEIRRLYLNASTFTVMISLILCLPLEMQVMKALLVYAMSDVEGYLPFYLPWYLLIEVILAGMISYLLINIRHIRKVNRIRMGDALKNRE, encoded by the coding sequence ATGAAAAAACCGCTGAATAAAAGATTTCCAAGAGAGCTGAAAAAGAATAAAGGCAGATATTTGGCAATATTTCTCCTTATGACATTGACCATTATTTTTGGATCTGGGTTTTTAGTAGCATCTGACAGCGCCAAATATACGATGGAACAGGACTGGAAAGATAATCATGTGGAAGATGGTCAGTTTACATCATTCTATGAATTAGATGAAGCTAATCTAAAAACAGTAACAGAGCAGGGAGCTTTTGTTGAAAAAGAATTTTTTAAAGATTTTACTATAAATACGAATAAAGGTTTGAACTTGCGTGTGTATAAGAATCGAAGTTACATTAATGCAGTAAGCGTTCATGAAGGTAAGCTTCCGTCAAACAGCGATGAGATAGCAATAGACAGATTGTTTGCAAAAAATACTAATATTTTAGTTGGTAATAGTCTTAAATTGGATGGAATAAAGTTTAAAGTTGTTGGTACGATATCCATGCCGGACTATTCCTCACTATTTAAGAGTAACAATACAATGGTCATGGATGCGCTTCATTTTGGTATTGCTGTTGTGAATGCAGATGCATTTAAAAGCTTTGCAAATAAGAATTTGATTTACCGATATTCTTATTATTTTAATGAGCGTGATTTAGGACAGAATGAAATTGGCAATCGCAATAATGAAATAAGGAAGAAGCTTGCAGCCACAAAGATGCTATCTTCCTTCGTAACTGCCGAAGATAATCAAGCAAGAACATTTTGTAGTAATGATTTTGGTGGGGATATCCCAATGATGAAGACACTAATTTTTATCATAATCACTATTATGGCATTTGTATTTGGAATAATCAGCAATGCTACAATTGATGAAGAAGCTTCTATAATTGGAACCTTGCGGGCTAATGGTTATACAAAAGGAGAAATACTTAAACATTACATAGCACTCCCGGTTATTGTGACAATTGCAAGTGCAATTGTGGGGAACATTATTGGATACACGCTGATGGTTAAACCTTTTGCAAAAATTTATTATAATAGCTACTGTCTTGCTCCACTTGATATGCGCTGGAACTTGGATGCATTTATATTAACTACAGCGATTCCAGTTTTTATTATGTTAACTACTAATTATCTAATGCTAAGGAATAAACTGTCAATTTCTCCACTTCGTTTTTTACGTAAAGATTTAAAAAAAGGTACAAATAAGAAACCTGTTAAACTTCCTAATTGGAAATTCATACATAGATTTCAGACAAGAATTATCTTACAGAATAAAGCAATATTCTTAATGCTTTTCATTGGAATATTTTTTGCTAGCTTGTTATTGGTGTTTGGTTTAGGATTGTTACCTATCGTAGAAAATTATGTAGATACTGTTGATAAAACAATGATGTCAGAATATCAGTATATTTTGAAATCTCCTGTAGAAGTTGATGGCGGTGAGAAAATGACAGTCTCCACGTTTAAGACGTTTTATAAACTGGGAAGCAGAGATGTAGATGTAACAGTATATGGATTATTGGAAAATTCCAAATATTTCTCTTCAAAAGTATTACCCGATGATAATTCAATACTTCTGGGAAGTGGTTTTTCAGGTAAACTGGATTATAATACAAATGATACAATAACTTTTACAGATTCCTATGATAAGGAAATAAAATATAAACTAAAATCTTCAGGCATAGTAGATTATAATTCCGGCTATGCAATATTTATGAGCCAAAATAAACTTAACAAATTGTTGAATAAGGATGCAAACTATTATAATGGTTATTTATCAAACAAAAAACTGGATATAGATGAAAATTATATAGCCATGACTGTAACAAAATCAGATATGGTAAATGCAGCACAACAGATGACGGCATCTATGAATGATATGATGATAATGGTAAAGTCGTTTTCAGTGCTAATCTATATAGTTCTTATGTATATTTTGACTAAGGTTGTAATTGATAAAAATGCCATATATATGTCGTTTATGAAAGTGTTTGGGTATGAATCAAAGGAAATTAGAAGATTATATCTTAATGCATCAACATTTACGGTAATGATATCCTTAATTTTATGTCTTCCATTAGAGATGCAGGTAATGAAGGCTTTGCTTGTATATGCAATGAGTGATGTCGAAGGTTATTTGCCTTTTTATCTTCCTTGGTATCTGTTGATTGAAGTAATATTAGCAGGAATGATTTCTTATTTATTAATTAACATAAGACACATTAGAAAGGTAAACCGCATACGGATGGGAGATGCGCTAAAGAACAGGGAGTGA
- a CDS encoding ArsR/SmtB family transcription factor, whose amino-acid sequence MRRSKNGCDCEAIHGDVIETVKRNIPDMNKTVSIADFFAVFGDRTRIKILLALDQSPMCVCDLAVLLDMTKSVISHQLSSLKKINLVSSHKEGKHSYYALADDHIKKIIEMAVEHLEE is encoded by the coding sequence ATGAGACGAAGCAAAAATGGTTGTGATTGTGAAGCTATTCACGGTGATGTTATTGAAACCGTTAAGAGGAATATACCAGATATGAATAAAACTGTAAGTATTGCTGATTTCTTTGCAGTATTCGGGGATCGCACAAGAATAAAAATTCTACTTGCACTGGACCAAAGTCCCATGTGCGTTTGTGATCTGGCAGTATTACTTGATATGACAAAATCAGTAATTTCTCATCAGCTTAGCAGCTTAAAAAAGATTAACTTAGTTAGCAGCCATAAAGAAGGGAAACACAGCTATTATGCCCTTGCCGATGATCATATAAAAAAAATTATAGAAATGGCAGTAGAGCATTTAGAGGAATGA